One part of the Lotus japonicus ecotype B-129 chromosome 2, LjGifu_v1.2 genome encodes these proteins:
- the LOC130737215 gene encoding AAA-ATPase At3g50940-like gives MKSPLSSLLSRFGFASSWFELYAAFSTFMMLLRTVINDLVPKQVQSYIVSKLYGLFAKSKLNDQDQLSLKIDQYWNDTKTHNELYLAAQKYLPTLITHTYTSLRVGKLGNKSNNLLEFAVDGRQDVVDEFEGTVFTWRLCVEPQKISSDDDTKWMFSSEFSSEDEKKRAWELTFNKKYREKAIDKYIPHVLKTYEAMKIEERDVKIYSWNGGGWKPSVLSHPSTFETLALDPEMKQTIIHDVERFLKRKEFYKKVGKPWKRGYLLYGPPGTGKSSLIAALANYLKFDVYDIQLTSIQSDSTLKRLVCDTPKRSIVVIEDIDCNKEVHARSMDQDLLETPKLPRRFLPPRGMVNYMDGLPAPSMDYDVHEQRFSLSGMLNYMDGLWSGSGDEKIMIFTTNHKDRIDPALLRPGRMDMHINLSFLKAKAFRILASNYLDIEDHHPLFEQIEFLLEEKIEVTPAVVAEQLIRHEDPDIALDELLKFLKEMEKQREPKKSEDIHDFLG, from the exons ATGAAATCGCCTCTATCTTCTTTGCTTTCAAGATTTGGATTTGCATCATCATGGTTCGAGTTATATGCTGCCTTCTCCACATTCATGATGCTTCTAAGAACAGTAATCAACGACCTCGTACCCAAACAAGTTCAATCCTACATAGTCTCAAAGCTTTATGGTTTATTCGCCAAAAGCAAACTAAATGATCAAGATCAGTTATCTCTCAAAATTGACCAATATTGGAATGACACTAAAACTCATAATGAGCTTTACTTAGCTGCTCAGAAATATCTGCCCACCCTTATAACCCATACCTACACATCACTCAGAGTTGGCAAACTAGGAAACAAGAGCAACAACCTCCTTGAGTTTGCGGTGGATGGAAGACAAGATGTGGTGGACGAATTTGAAGGCACCGTGTTTACTTGGAGGCTATGTGTTGAACCTCAAAAGAtttcttctgatgatgatacTAAGTGGATGTTTTCTTCTGAGTTTTCCTCTGAGGACGAGAAGAAGCGTGCGTGGGAATTAACATTCAATAAGAAGTACAGAGAGAAAGCAATAGATAAGTACATACCGCATGTGCTTAAAACTTATGAGGCTATGAAAATTGAAGAAAGGGATGTTAAGATCTATTCCTGGAATGGCGGGGGTTGGAAACCAAGTGTGTTATCGCATCCTTCCACATTTGAGACACTTGCCTTGGACCCTGAGATGAAGCAAACCATTATTCATGATGTAGAACGATTCTTGAAGAGGAAGGAATTTTACAAAAAAGTGGGAAAACCGTGGAAACGCGGTTACCTTTTGTATGGCCCTCCTGGAACTGGAAAATCTAGTCTCATTGCGGCTCTGGCTAATTATTTGAAATTCGATGTGTACGATATACAACTTACCTCGATTCAATCTGACTCGACTCTTAAGAGATTGGTGTGTGACACACCAAAACGTTCCATTGTAGTGATTGAAGACATAGACTGCAACAAAGAGGTACATGCTCGTTCTATGGATCAAGACCTTCTTGAAACAccaaag CTGCCTCGGAGATTTCTTCCGCCACGGGGCATGGTTAATTACATGGACGGTCTACCTGCTCCATCTATGGATTATGATGTTCATGag CAGAGGTTTAGTTTGTCGGGCATGCTTAATTACATGGACGGGTTGTGGTCAGGCAGTGGAGATGAGAAAATTATGATATTTACAACAAACCACAAAGACAGAATAGATCCAGCACTGCTACGACCTGGTCGTATGGACATGCACATTAATCTTTCCTTCCTTAAAGCCAAGGCATTTAGAATCCTAGCTTCTAATTATCTTGACATTGAAGACCATCATCCACTCTTTGAACAAATTGAATTTCTATTGGAGGAGAAAATAGAGGTCACCCCTGCAGTAGTGGCAGAGCAGTTAATAAGACATGAAGATCCTGATATTGCTTTAGATGAACTGCTGAAATTTCTCAAAGAGATGGAAAAGCAAAGAGAACCAAAAAAGTCAGAAGACATTCATGATTTCTTAGGATGA
- the LOC130740690 gene encoding AAA-ATPase At5g17760-like isoform X2: MFSPREMPSPSSIFSAYASMTASIMLVRSMANDLIPQPIRGYLTNAIRRLIIKPRSPTLTLIIEESSGIARNQVYDAAEAYLSTRVRPENERLKISKTPKEKKLTIRLEKDEKVEDIYNGASLIWKFICAETEKNSTLSNNHDIHNNSVSLRSEKRYFELSFLKEHKEMVLECYLPFILDRAKEMKDEDRVLKIHTLNASYCYNVIKWDSINLEHPSTFETLAMEPEAKKAVMEDLNRFVKRKEFYKKVGRAWKRGYLLYGPPGTGKSSLIAAMANYLKFDIFDLQLGNIVRDSDLRKLLLATANRSILVIEDIDCSVDLTERRNGGDGQTDVQLTLSGLLNFIDGLWSSCGDERIIVFTTNHKERLDPALLRPGRMDVHIHMSYCSYQGFKLLASNYLSNISPDHQSLFGEIEGLIEDIQITPAQVAEELMKSEDADATLEGFVKLLKRKKMEGDVCENFSAPDKAEEPSKRRKVAAGCKKKRGGGGVGINENNGTVAVTQRRTRRGCSL; this comes from the exons ATGTTTTCTCCAAGAGAAATGCCTTCCCCTTCCTCCATCTTCTCCGCCTACGCCTCCATGACCGCCTCCATCATGCTCGTCCGTTCCATGGCCAACGACCTCATCCCTCAACCAATCCGCGGCTACCTCACCAACGCCATCCGCCGCCTCATCATCAAGCCTCGCTCCCCTACTCTCACCCTCATCATCGAAGAATCCTCCGGCATCGCCCGCAACCAAGTCTACGACGCCGCAGAAGCTTACCTCTCCACCAGGGTCCGCCCTGAAAACGAACGCCTCAAAATCAGCAAGACCCCAAAGGAGAAGAAGCTCACCATCCGCCTAGAGAAAGATGAGAAGGTTGAAGATATCTACAACGGTGCTTCTCTTATCTGGAAATTCATCTGCGCAGAGACAGAGAAAAACAGCACCTTGAGCAACAACCACGACATTCACAACAACAGTGTTTCCTTGAGATCGGAAAAACGCTATTTCGAGCTGAGTTTTCTCAAGGAGCATAAGGAGATGGTGCTGGAGTGTTACCTTCCCTTCATTCTTGACAGAGCTAAAGAGATGAAGGATGAGGACCGCGTGTTGAAGATCCATACACTGAACGCTTCTTACTGTTACAATGTAATCAAGTGGGACTCCATAAACCTTGAACACCCGTCAACTTTTGAGACTTTGGCGATGGAGCCGGAGGCGAAGAAGGCGGTGATGGAGGACCTGAACAGGTTTGTGAAGAGAAAGGAGTTTTACAAGAAGGTGGGGAGGGCGTGGAAGCGCGGTTACTTGCTATATGGGCCTCCGGGAACTGGGAAATCGAGCTTGATTGCAGCAATGGCGAACTATTTGAAGTTTGATATCTTTGACCTGCAGCTTGGGAATATAGTGAGGGATTCGGATCTAAGGAAGTTGCTTCTAGCTACCGCGAATAGATCCATTTTGGTGATTGAGGATATTGATTGCAGCGTGGATCTGACGGAACGTCGCAATGGAGGAGATGGACAAACTGATGTACAG CTGACTCTGTCCGGATTACTGAACTTCATAGATGGGCTCTGGTCAAGCTGCGGAGACGAGAGAATCATTGTCTTCACCACCAACCACAAAGAAAGACTAGACCCAGCTCTGTTGAGGCCAGGAAGAATGGACGTGCACATTCACATGTCCTATTGCTCCTACCAAGGCTTCAAGCTCTTGGCCTCAAATTACTTGAGCAATATTTCCCCTGATCACCAGAGCCTCTTTGGTGAAATTGAAGGACTCATAGAGGACATTCAGATAACCCCTGCACAGGTGGCAGAGGAGTTGATGAAGAGTGAAGACGCTGATGCCACACTTGAAGGATTCGTGAAGCTGcttaagaggaagaagatggaagGTGATGTTTGTGAGAATTTTAGTGCTCCAGATAAGGCAGAAGAACCATCTAAAAGGCGCAAGGTTGCTGCAGGTTGCAAGAAAAAACGAGGGGGTGGTGGTGTTGGGATCAACGAGAACAATGGTACTGTTGCTGTTACccaaagaaggacaagaagagGGTGTAGTTTATGA
- the LOC130740690 gene encoding AAA-ATPase At5g17760-like isoform X1, whose product MFSPREMPSPSSIFSAYASMTASIMLVRSMANDLIPQPIRGYLTNAIRRLIIKPRSPTLTLIIEESSGIARNQVYDAAEAYLSTRVRPENERLKISKTPKEKKLTIRLEKDEKVEDIYNGASLIWKFICAETEKNSTLSNNHDIHNNSVSLRSEKRYFELSFLKEHKEMVLECYLPFILDRAKEMKDEDRVLKIHTLNASYCYNVIKWDSINLEHPSTFETLAMEPEAKKAVMEDLNRFVKRKEFYKKVGRAWKRGYLLYGPPGTGKSSLIAAMANYLKFDIFDLQLGNIVRDSDLRKLLLATANRSILVIEDIDCSVDLTERRNGGDGQTDVQAHRESDGWMQLTLSGLLNFIDGLWSSCGDERIIVFTTNHKERLDPALLRPGRMDVHIHMSYCSYQGFKLLASNYLSNISPDHQSLFGEIEGLIEDIQITPAQVAEELMKSEDADATLEGFVKLLKRKKMEGDVCENFSAPDKAEEPSKRRKVAAGCKKKRGGGGVGINENNGTVAVTQRRTRRGCSL is encoded by the exons ATGTTTTCTCCAAGAGAAATGCCTTCCCCTTCCTCCATCTTCTCCGCCTACGCCTCCATGACCGCCTCCATCATGCTCGTCCGTTCCATGGCCAACGACCTCATCCCTCAACCAATCCGCGGCTACCTCACCAACGCCATCCGCCGCCTCATCATCAAGCCTCGCTCCCCTACTCTCACCCTCATCATCGAAGAATCCTCCGGCATCGCCCGCAACCAAGTCTACGACGCCGCAGAAGCTTACCTCTCCACCAGGGTCCGCCCTGAAAACGAACGCCTCAAAATCAGCAAGACCCCAAAGGAGAAGAAGCTCACCATCCGCCTAGAGAAAGATGAGAAGGTTGAAGATATCTACAACGGTGCTTCTCTTATCTGGAAATTCATCTGCGCAGAGACAGAGAAAAACAGCACCTTGAGCAACAACCACGACATTCACAACAACAGTGTTTCCTTGAGATCGGAAAAACGCTATTTCGAGCTGAGTTTTCTCAAGGAGCATAAGGAGATGGTGCTGGAGTGTTACCTTCCCTTCATTCTTGACAGAGCTAAAGAGATGAAGGATGAGGACCGCGTGTTGAAGATCCATACACTGAACGCTTCTTACTGTTACAATGTAATCAAGTGGGACTCCATAAACCTTGAACACCCGTCAACTTTTGAGACTTTGGCGATGGAGCCGGAGGCGAAGAAGGCGGTGATGGAGGACCTGAACAGGTTTGTGAAGAGAAAGGAGTTTTACAAGAAGGTGGGGAGGGCGTGGAAGCGCGGTTACTTGCTATATGGGCCTCCGGGAACTGGGAAATCGAGCTTGATTGCAGCAATGGCGAACTATTTGAAGTTTGATATCTTTGACCTGCAGCTTGGGAATATAGTGAGGGATTCGGATCTAAGGAAGTTGCTTCTAGCTACCGCGAATAGATCCATTTTGGTGATTGAGGATATTGATTGCAGCGTGGATCTGACGGAACGTCGCAATGGAGGAGATGGACAAACTGATGTACAG GCTCATCGTGAATCTGATGGATGGATGCAGCTGACTCTGTCCGGATTACTGAACTTCATAGATGGGCTCTGGTCAAGCTGCGGAGACGAGAGAATCATTGTCTTCACCACCAACCACAAAGAAAGACTAGACCCAGCTCTGTTGAGGCCAGGAAGAATGGACGTGCACATTCACATGTCCTATTGCTCCTACCAAGGCTTCAAGCTCTTGGCCTCAAATTACTTGAGCAATATTTCCCCTGATCACCAGAGCCTCTTTGGTGAAATTGAAGGACTCATAGAGGACATTCAGATAACCCCTGCACAGGTGGCAGAGGAGTTGATGAAGAGTGAAGACGCTGATGCCACACTTGAAGGATTCGTGAAGCTGcttaagaggaagaagatggaagGTGATGTTTGTGAGAATTTTAGTGCTCCAGATAAGGCAGAAGAACCATCTAAAAGGCGCAAGGTTGCTGCAGGTTGCAAGAAAAAACGAGGGGGTGGTGGTGTTGGGATCAACGAGAACAATGGTACTGTTGCTGTTACccaaagaaggacaagaagagGGTGTAGTTTATGA